From the genome of Hymenobacter sp. PAMC 26628, one region includes:
- a CDS encoding Crp/Fnr family transcriptional regulator, producing MELLRTFIQSLSPVPEPDFALLTPYLRAQKVPKGTHVLEAGRVCEAVYFVNTGLLRMYYVGPDGHEVNCRFAGAAGFLTDYQSFLTQQPSRYFWQALQPAEVLVLPYALVQRLYRESAAWDHFGRLMAERVYQQLNERVELLQFLTPTQRYQHLQQHQPELLTQVSQAHLASYLGVQPESLSRIRHRLSQK from the coding sequence ATGGAGCTACTTCGCACGTTTATTCAGTCGCTCAGCCCGGTGCCGGAGCCGGATTTTGCGCTGTTGACCCCGTATCTAAGGGCCCAGAAGGTCCCTAAAGGCACCCACGTGCTGGAAGCGGGCCGGGTGTGCGAGGCCGTTTACTTTGTCAATACAGGCTTGCTGCGCATGTACTATGTAGGGCCGGATGGGCACGAGGTCAATTGCCGCTTTGCCGGGGCCGCGGGGTTTCTAACGGACTACCAAAGCTTTTTAACGCAACAGCCTTCCCGATACTTCTGGCAGGCCTTGCAGCCCGCGGAGGTCCTGGTCTTACCCTACGCGCTGGTGCAGCGGCTCTACCGGGAGTCAGCGGCCTGGGACCACTTCGGGCGCCTGATGGCCGAGCGCGTGTACCAACAGCTCAACGAACGCGTGGAGCTGCTGCAATTTCTAACCCCTACCCAGCGCTACCAGCACCTGCAGCAACACCAGCCCGAGCTTTTGACGCAGGTCTCGCAAGCGCACCTGGCTTCTTATCTGGGGGTGCAGCCTGAGTCCCTGAGCCGCATCCGGCACCGGCTCAGTCAGAAATAA
- a CDS encoding ketopantoate reductase family protein, with protein sequence MKILMFGRGIIAVLYGWALEKAGHSVDFYVRPGRAAYYGPSQSLKLLDARAKAKGVPVAEDWPLRLREDLPTDHDYDLIVVSVQHYQFTEATEFLGPRAGRATVLVFGNFWHDPQVAAAALPADQLAWGFPQAGGAVGADGVLTGSLFGKVRFGTFGTTPTAREVAVRELFQQSGFQVAEDRDFRGWLWTHFAINAGLFAQAWRAGSPGRVLASAAQRREAIRTVRELLPVLAARGVDLKARAADVALYQRPPRVGSGLLWLLFKVSPPLRAMVESYTNGEEQARTCRDVLAEARRLGVPVPRLEAAVVFAPESSGG encoded by the coding sequence ATGAAAATTCTGATGTTTGGCCGCGGCATTATCGCGGTCCTTTACGGCTGGGCTTTGGAGAAAGCAGGCCACTCCGTGGATTTCTACGTCCGGCCGGGGCGGGCTGCCTACTACGGGCCGTCGCAATCCCTCAAACTGCTGGATGCCCGTGCCAAGGCTAAGGGCGTACCAGTGGCGGAGGACTGGCCGCTGCGCCTGCGCGAAGACCTGCCCACCGACCATGACTACGACCTAATCGTCGTTAGCGTACAGCATTACCAGTTTACGGAAGCCACAGAATTTCTGGGGCCGCGTGCGGGCCGGGCCACGGTGCTGGTATTCGGCAATTTTTGGCATGACCCGCAGGTGGCGGCGGCGGCGCTGCCCGCCGACCAACTGGCCTGGGGCTTTCCGCAGGCCGGCGGGGCCGTGGGGGCCGACGGCGTGCTGACCGGCTCGTTGTTTGGCAAGGTCCGATTCGGCACTTTCGGTACCACGCCCACGGCCCGCGAAGTGGCCGTGCGGGAGCTGTTTCAGCAGAGCGGTTTCCAGGTGGCGGAGGACCGGGATTTTCGGGGCTGGCTCTGGACGCATTTCGCCATCAATGCCGGGCTTTTCGCGCAGGCATGGCGGGCCGGGTCGCCGGGTCGCGTGCTGGCCTCGGCGGCCCAGCGCCGGGAGGCCATTCGCACCGTGCGCGAACTGCTGCCGGTGCTCGCGGCGCGGGGCGTCGACCTGAAGGCGCGGGCGGCCGACGTGGCGTTGTACCAGAGGCCGCCGCGGGTGGGCAGCGGGCTGCTTTGGCTGCTGTTCAAGGTTAGCCCGCCGCTGCGCGCGATGGTGGAAAGCTACACCAACGGGGAAGAACAAGCCCGCACCTGCCGCGATGTGCTGGCCGAAGCCCGGCGGCTCGGCGTACCCGTGCCCCGGCTCGAAGCAGCAGTCGTTTTCGCGCCGGAATCCAGTGGCGGGTAA
- a CDS encoding TetR/AcrR family transcriptional regulator, translating to MNDVQYICTVHKSFSFVGIAERKERDKTERRQAILTAAQHLFTEHGFDKVSMRNIAEAIEYSPATIYLYFKDKNELLFALQSQAFGQLAQAFRAVSPSGNASERLLALGRQYLRFALEHPELYELMFMMTAPMEAEAACDALVPWAGGRAAFDQVAGAVQQGIDAGLFKQANAETAALMVWSQVHGLASLWLSKRLVIFPEDRRHALIEGALTLFNQVLQTGL from the coding sequence GTGAACGATGTTCAGTATATTTGCACTGTACATAAATCTTTTTCATTCGTGGGCATTGCTGAACGCAAAGAGCGGGATAAAACCGAACGCCGTCAGGCTATCCTGACAGCGGCGCAGCATCTGTTTACAGAGCATGGGTTTGATAAGGTAAGTATGCGCAATATTGCAGAAGCCATTGAGTACAGCCCCGCCACCATCTACCTCTATTTCAAGGACAAGAACGAGTTATTATTTGCCCTCCAAAGCCAAGCTTTTGGGCAACTGGCGCAGGCATTCCGCGCGGTTTCTCCGTCTGGTAACGCTTCCGAGCGGCTGTTGGCCCTGGGTCGGCAGTACCTGCGTTTTGCGTTGGAGCACCCGGAGTTGTACGAACTGATGTTTATGATGACGGCCCCCATGGAAGCCGAAGCTGCCTGCGACGCGCTGGTGCCGTGGGCCGGGGGCCGGGCGGCTTTCGACCAGGTGGCTGGCGCCGTACAGCAGGGAATCGACGCAGGCCTCTTCAAGCAGGCAAATGCTGAAACCGCCGCCCTCATGGTTTGGAGCCAGGTCCACGGCTTGGCATCCTTGTGGCTGAGCAAGCGCTTGGTGATTTTCCCCGAAGACCGCCGCCACGCGCTAATTGAAGGAGCCCTAACGCTTTTTAATCAGGTTTTACAAACCGGGCTATAG
- a CDS encoding pentapeptide repeat-containing protein gives MRYASFAGRRMPHTHFVRCGLDEADFADADLSGAVFRDCSLAGAVFQNTRLAAADFTSAIGFVIDPMTNPLLGARFSLHGLLGVVAKFGLVVE, from the coding sequence ATGCGCTATGCTTCGTTCGCCGGCCGCCGGATGCCGCACACCCACTTCGTGCGATGCGGCCTCGATGAGGCCGATTTTGCCGATGCCGACCTGTCGGGTGCCGTTTTTCGGGACTGCTCGCTGGCCGGCGCAGTGTTTCAGAACACCCGCCTCGCGGCGGCTGATTTCACCAGTGCCATTGGTTTCGTCATCGACCCCATGACCAATCCGCTGCTCGGAGCACGCTTCTCACTCCACGGCCTACTAGGCGTAGTGGCCAAGTTCGGCTTGGTAGTAGAGTAA
- a CDS encoding winged helix-turn-helix transcriptional regulator, with protein MLTFGKHCLLIMEPHQPTHCLSALIPLRAALSVINGKWKLQILVSLYTGHSRFGDIKASIPIISAKVLAKELKDLEAHQLIQRTVQAGPPVAVSYQVQPYARTLDPIIFQLRDWGVQHQARQAVPQ; from the coding sequence ATGCTTACCTTTGGAAAACATTGCCTTCTCATCATGGAGCCGCATCAGCCCACTCACTGCCTTTCGGCCCTAATTCCTTTGCGCGCTGCGCTATCGGTCATTAATGGCAAATGGAAACTACAAATCCTGGTTTCGCTTTACACCGGCCATTCCCGCTTCGGCGACATCAAAGCGAGTATCCCGATTATTTCGGCCAAGGTGCTGGCCAAGGAATTGAAGGATTTGGAAGCGCACCAACTTATCCAGCGCACGGTGCAGGCCGGCCCACCAGTAGCCGTTAGTTACCAGGTACAGCCCTACGCGCGCACCCTAGACCCTATTATTTTTCAGTTGCGCGACTGGGGCGTGCAGCACCAAGCGCGCCAGGCCGTTCCCCAATAA
- a CDS encoding DoxX family protein produces the protein MSASARNITAWVLQGLLGLAFIASGVKKFADLPGTLGMFTSIGLPGIVAYLVAGGEVLGGIGLLVPLFTRAAAMGLMIIMAGAVVMHATKIPGGMANGVPALVLLIGLGVIVWLRRPVQATA, from the coding sequence ATGTCTGCTTCTGCTCGTAACATTACTGCCTGGGTGCTGCAAGGCCTGCTTGGCCTAGCGTTCATTGCCTCCGGCGTAAAAAAATTCGCCGATTTGCCCGGTACGCTGGGGATGTTTACCAGCATCGGGCTGCCCGGTATAGTGGCCTACTTAGTGGCCGGGGGCGAAGTGCTGGGCGGCATCGGGCTGCTGGTGCCGCTCTTCACACGCGCCGCCGCGATGGGGCTGATGATTATTATGGCCGGCGCGGTGGTGATGCACGCCACCAAAATTCCGGGCGGAATGGCCAATGGTGTGCCGGCCCTCGTGCTGTTAATAGGACTGGGCGTCATCGTATGGTTGCGCCGCCCCGTGCAAGCAACGGCGTAG
- a CDS encoding LLM class flavin-dependent oxidoreductase yields MEIGISRFVFADHDAGAPATGRAHNPVTNLLAEMELADQVGIDIFGVGEHHTREFLDAAPPLLLAAGAARTQRLRLTSAITILSVADPVRVFQEFATLDLISQGRAELIVGRGAYAEAFALFGQDVRDYDALFEEKLGLLLALRDQAEVQWRGRFRPPLTGQGVYPRPVQAQLPIWLGVGGTPASAVRAGTLGLPLALGVLGGEYAAYRPLLDLYRAAGRRAGHPPEALRVNINALGYVADTTAQAQTEFFPPYATIFGELGRKAGWPPITPARFAELTGPTAALVVGSPADVARKIQYIDKVLGGIARISLQMSVGPVPLAQRLRSIELLGTAVGPVLRGS; encoded by the coding sequence ATGGAAATTGGCATCAGTCGCTTCGTATTTGCCGACCACGACGCGGGCGCGCCGGCCACGGGCCGGGCGCACAACCCCGTCACTAACCTGCTGGCCGAGATGGAGCTGGCCGACCAGGTAGGCATCGACATCTTTGGCGTGGGCGAACATCATACCCGCGAGTTTCTGGATGCCGCGCCCCCGCTGCTGCTGGCTGCCGGTGCGGCCCGCACGCAACGCCTGCGACTAACCAGCGCCATTACTATCCTGAGCGTGGCCGACCCGGTGCGGGTGTTTCAGGAATTTGCGACCCTGGATTTGATTTCGCAGGGCCGGGCCGAGTTGATTGTGGGTCGCGGGGCCTACGCCGAGGCGTTTGCCCTGTTTGGCCAGGACGTGCGCGACTACGACGCCTTATTTGAGGAGAAACTCGGGCTGCTGCTGGCCCTGCGCGACCAGGCCGAAGTGCAGTGGCGCGGACGTTTTCGCCCCCCGCTCACGGGGCAGGGCGTATACCCGCGCCCGGTGCAGGCGCAGCTGCCCATCTGGCTGGGAGTCGGTGGCACACCGGCCTCGGCCGTGCGGGCCGGCACGCTGGGCCTGCCGCTGGCACTGGGCGTGCTCGGCGGCGAGTACGCCGCCTACCGGCCCCTGCTGGACCTGTACCGCGCGGCCGGCCGCCGGGCCGGGCACCCGCCCGAGGCGCTCCGGGTCAATATCAACGCCTTGGGCTACGTGGCCGACACCACCGCGCAGGCCCAAACCGAGTTTTTCCCGCCCTACGCCACCATTTTTGGGGAATTGGGGCGCAAGGCGGGGTGGCCGCCCATCACCCCGGCCCGCTTTGCCGAACTGACCGGTCCCACCGCAGCCCTTGTGGTGGGCAGCCCGGCCGACGTAGCGCGCAAGATTCAGTACATCGATAAGGTGCTGGGGGGCATTGCCCGTATCAGCCTGCAAATGAGTGTCGGCCCGGTGCCGCTGGCCCAGCGCCTGCGCAGCATCGAGCTGCTGGGCACGGCGGTAGGCCCCGTGCTGCGCGGCAGTTGA
- a CDS encoding aldo/keto reductase, whose product MEAGGNFLDTADVYAGGRSEELLGRYIAERHLRDQLVLATKFGFCAQPGNPHAGGNGRKHINQALEGSLRRLNTDYIDLYWLHVWDTVTPAEEVLQTLGDLVRAGKIRYFGFSDMPAWYVTKAATLAHAHGVHGPIAMQLEYSLVARRIENEYVPAAQDLGLGITPWSPLAAGFLAGKYAKAGVGAASGSGRLMGPNPFGNMKFTDKNWQILEALRSVAAQQGQPLAQVALAWASAQPGITSLIVGASRLEQLQSNLASRDVHRSPEQLRSLDEASIEDPFYDRMWSLIKGPVFGGAQVQGWR is encoded by the coding sequence GTGGAGGCGGGCGGTAACTTCCTTGATACGGCCGATGTGTACGCCGGCGGGCGCAGTGAGGAATTATTGGGGCGCTACATTGCTGAGCGTCACCTGCGTGACCAACTGGTACTGGCTACCAAGTTCGGTTTTTGTGCCCAGCCCGGCAATCCCCACGCCGGTGGCAACGGGCGCAAGCACATTAACCAAGCCCTGGAAGGCTCACTGCGCCGGCTTAACACGGACTACATAGACCTGTACTGGCTGCACGTCTGGGATACGGTGACGCCCGCTGAGGAGGTATTGCAGACGCTCGGCGACCTGGTGCGTGCCGGCAAAATCCGTTACTTCGGCTTTTCCGATATGCCGGCCTGGTATGTCACCAAAGCCGCTACCCTGGCGCACGCCCACGGCGTGCATGGCCCCATTGCCATGCAACTTGAATACTCGCTGGTGGCCCGCCGCATCGAGAATGAATACGTACCCGCCGCTCAGGATTTAGGCCTGGGCATTACCCCCTGGAGTCCGCTGGCGGCAGGTTTTCTAGCGGGGAAATATGCTAAAGCCGGCGTAGGAGCCGCCAGCGGGTCAGGACGGCTCATGGGGCCTAACCCCTTCGGCAATATGAAATTCACCGACAAGAACTGGCAGATTCTGGAGGCTCTGCGGTCGGTGGCCGCGCAGCAGGGGCAGCCGCTGGCCCAGGTAGCCCTGGCGTGGGCCTCGGCGCAGCCCGGTATTACCTCGCTCATCGTGGGGGCCAGCCGGCTGGAGCAGTTGCAAAGCAATCTGGCTTCGCGCGACGTGCACCGCAGCCCCGAACAGTTGCGCTCTCTGGATGAGGCCAGCATCGAAGACCCATTCTACGACCGGATGTGGAGCCTGATAAAAGGTCCCGTGTTTGGCGGCGCGCAGGTGCAAGGCTGGCGGTAA
- a CDS encoding helix-turn-helix domain-containing protein encodes MKQPTKAFRVLATVTDYTRFYGLPAPTHPLLTLIDLARAREQAHVRESPELLDPVVPQLYTIFLKRNLNGPLYYGHQSYDFREGVLGFSAPGQVFQVDAALDASQVSGWMLVFHPDLLRRYPLGKKIAGYGFFTYEVHEALHLSAQEEGLLDSLLHGLRTEVERPVDAFSQDVLVSQLDVLLTYANRFYHRQFLTRRGAEHDLLTRFEGLLRSYFVQPGPQPLPTVQYFADALHVSPAYLSDMLRSLTGLTSQQHIHHSLIEQAKQLLLTTSLSINETAFQLGFEYPQYFSRLFKSKTGLSPAAFRFSAQ; translated from the coding sequence ATGAAACAACCTACCAAAGCGTTTCGTGTGCTGGCCACCGTCACCGACTACACCCGCTTTTACGGCCTGCCTGCGCCAACCCATCCCCTGCTGACGCTCATCGACCTGGCCCGGGCCCGCGAGCAAGCCCACGTCCGGGAGTCACCGGAGTTGCTAGACCCGGTGGTGCCCCAGCTCTATACCATTTTTCTCAAGCGCAACCTCAACGGTCCGCTTTACTACGGGCACCAGTCCTACGATTTCCGGGAGGGCGTACTGGGCTTCTCGGCCCCCGGCCAGGTGTTTCAGGTAGATGCAGCGCTGGATGCCTCGCAGGTGAGCGGCTGGATGCTGGTGTTTCACCCCGACCTGCTGCGGCGCTACCCACTGGGCAAAAAAATAGCAGGCTACGGCTTCTTTACCTACGAAGTACACGAGGCCCTGCACCTCTCAGCCCAGGAGGAAGGCCTGCTTGACAGCTTACTGCACGGTCTGCGCACGGAAGTCGAGCGCCCTGTTGACGCTTTCAGTCAGGACGTTCTGGTGTCGCAGTTGGACGTGCTGCTCACCTACGCCAACCGCTTCTATCACCGGCAGTTCCTGACCCGGCGGGGGGCTGAGCACGACCTGCTGACCCGATTTGAGGGGCTGCTGCGAAGCTATTTTGTTCAGCCGGGGCCGCAGCCGCTGCCCACCGTGCAGTATTTCGCCGATGCCCTGCACGTGTCGCCCGCCTACCTCAGCGACATGCTGCGTAGCCTCACGGGCCTGACCAGCCAGCAGCATATCCACCATAGTCTTATCGAGCAAGCCAAGCAATTGCTGCTCACCACCTCACTCTCCATCAACGAAACGGCCTTTCAGCTCGGCTTTGAGTACCCGCAGTACTTCAGCCGCCTCTTCAAAAGCAAGACCGGACTGAGCCCGGCCGCCTTCCGCTTCTCAGCTCAATAA
- a CDS encoding aldo/keto reductase, whose protein sequence is MSSIKQVVLGRQGLHVSAEGLGTMGMTGMAGGQMSVYGAADETESIATIHRALELGVTMLDTADIYGPLVNEQLVGKAIVGRRTQYTIATKFGYELDDAGTMTNGLNGRPEYVRKAIERSLRNLGTDYVDLYYLHRLDPSTPIEETVGAMSRLVEEGKVRYLGLSEVPADVLRRAHAVHPLTALETEYSLFDRRAEEDDILHTARELGIGFVAYSPLGRGFLTGELASPDDFAADDFRRFFPRYQGENFYKNLELVQRLQTLAGAKGVTSAQLALAWVLAQGVVPIPGTRRRKNLEANVAAADISLTAAELAELDAILPVGSVAGAAYPGM, encoded by the coding sequence ATGAGCAGTATCAAACAAGTCGTGCTCGGCCGCCAGGGCCTGCACGTATCGGCCGAGGGCCTGGGCACCATGGGCATGACGGGCATGGCCGGCGGGCAGATGAGCGTCTACGGGGCCGCTGACGAAACGGAAAGCATCGCCACCATTCACCGTGCGCTGGAACTCGGCGTGACGATGCTCGACACGGCCGATATTTATGGCCCGCTCGTGAATGAGCAACTGGTGGGCAAGGCCATCGTGGGCCGCCGTACGCAGTACACCATTGCCACCAAGTTCGGCTACGAGCTAGATGATGCCGGCACCATGACCAATGGCCTCAACGGCCGGCCGGAGTACGTACGCAAAGCCATCGAACGCTCGCTGCGCAACTTAGGCACCGACTACGTGGACCTTTACTATCTGCACCGGCTCGACCCCAGCACCCCCATTGAAGAAACCGTAGGAGCGATGAGCCGGCTCGTGGAGGAAGGCAAAGTGCGCTACCTGGGCCTCTCGGAAGTCCCCGCCGACGTGCTGCGCCGGGCCCACGCCGTGCATCCGCTTACTGCCCTGGAAACGGAGTACTCGCTTTTTGACCGCCGCGCCGAAGAGGACGACATTCTGCACACGGCCCGGGAATTGGGCATCGGCTTCGTCGCCTACTCGCCCCTGGGCCGGGGCTTCTTGACGGGCGAACTTGCCTCGCCCGACGATTTTGCGGCCGATGACTTCCGGCGCTTCTTCCCCCGCTACCAAGGCGAGAACTTCTACAAGAACCTGGAGCTAGTACAGAGATTACAAACCTTGGCCGGAGCTAAAGGCGTAACTTCTGCGCAATTGGCTCTGGCATGGGTGCTGGCTCAGGGCGTGGTACCCATTCCCGGCACCCGTCGGCGCAAGAACCTGGAGGCTAACGTGGCCGCTGCCGACATTTCCCTCACAGCGGCCGAGTTGGCCGAGTTGGACGCCATCCTGCCAGTCGGCAGCGTGGCGGGCGCAGCGTACCCGGGCATGTAG
- a CDS encoding IS701 family transposase, which translates to MTCTLDLYTDYLISSTGQTSATGLSRLLGGAVSHDQVTRWLSGSYLDSEQVWRQAKPLIRRAEQQRPADEFAVLIVDDSVLEKAHTDPSALICTHWDHGQGRFVKGLNFVSLLYQAGALAVPIAVELIEKTEAVWDAKTQQTKAKSKYTKNEHLRAMLRVAQQQVAYRYLLADSWYASAENLNAVRALGHHFVVALESSRTVALSEAARAQGRFQAVDTLVFPEEQPLRVFLRSVQPAVLVTRQVFTNKDGSQGVLYLVSSDTTLNQAQLAAIYQRRWKVEEYHKSLKQNASMGKSPTKTPDTQANHFFAAILAYTKLEALKLKCGIGHFRLKAQLYLTGLKAMYQQLAQFTA; encoded by the coding sequence ATGACCTGCACGCTGGACTTATACACGGATTATCTGATTAGCTCGACGGGTCAAACCTCGGCCACGGGTTTGTCGCGGTTGCTGGGCGGGGCGGTGAGCCACGACCAGGTGACGCGCTGGCTCAGTGGCTCGTACCTGGATTCCGAGCAGGTCTGGCGGCAAGCCAAGCCGCTGATTCGCCGGGCCGAGCAGCAGCGGCCGGCCGACGAGTTTGCGGTGCTTATCGTCGACGATTCTGTCCTGGAGAAGGCGCACACCGACCCCAGCGCCCTGATTTGTACGCACTGGGACCACGGCCAGGGCCGCTTTGTCAAGGGGCTTAACTTCGTGAGCCTGCTCTACCAGGCCGGCGCGTTGGCCGTGCCCATCGCCGTGGAACTCATCGAAAAAACCGAGGCCGTCTGGGACGCCAAAACCCAGCAAACCAAAGCCAAAAGCAAGTACACCAAGAACGAGCACCTGCGGGCCATGCTGCGCGTGGCCCAGCAGCAAGTGGCCTATCGGTACCTGCTGGCCGACAGTTGGTACGCCTCGGCCGAAAACCTGAATGCCGTGCGGGCCCTGGGCCACCACTTCGTCGTGGCGCTCGAATCCTCGCGCACGGTGGCCTTGAGCGAGGCCGCGCGGGCGCAAGGCCGGTTTCAGGCCGTCGATACCCTTGTTTTTCCCGAGGAGCAGCCCCTGCGCGTCTTTTTGCGGTCCGTCCAACCGGCGGTGCTCGTGACCAGGCAAGTCTTTACAAACAAAGACGGTTCGCAGGGCGTGCTCTACCTGGTCAGCAGCGACACGACCCTGAACCAAGCCCAGTTGGCGGCGATTTACCAGAGACGGTGGAAAGTCGAAGAATACCACAAATCCCTCAAACAGAATGCGTCGATGGGCAAGTCGCCCACCAAAACGCCCGACACCCAAGCCAATCATTTTTTTGCCGCTATTCTGGCTTACACCAAGTTAGAAGCGCTCAAACTCAAGTGCGGCATTGGGCATTTTCGCTTGAAAGCACAACTATATTTGACCGGACTCAAAGCCATGTACCAGCAATTAGCCCAATTCACCGCGTAA
- a CDS encoding IS110 family transposase produces the protein MAYYLVEHGAQVAVLNPLVVRRFIQMHLGKGKSDRKDAQWLLRYGQQQPLPGWQPEAPILVECRQLEQVMEQFIRQRTMVSNSLQGLQHQPVVSAIARKRLQQTLKLLDQQIQALEAELLALLEQHYARKMPLLCSIPGIGRKTAAQLLLFAKGFAQVENYRQLIAKAGLCPREYSSGSSVRGKTRITRMGGGLIRSKLFMSSFAAKQSNAACKALYDRLVAKGKNGKVALVAVCNKLLKQACATIQSGIPYQADFSSNLAPSP, from the coding sequence TTGGCCTATTATCTGGTCGAGCACGGCGCGCAAGTAGCCGTGCTGAATCCGTTGGTGGTCCGGCGCTTTATCCAAATGCACCTGGGCAAAGGCAAAAGCGACCGCAAGGATGCCCAGTGGTTGTTGCGCTATGGGCAGCAACAGCCCTTGCCGGGCTGGCAGCCGGAGGCCCCCATCCTGGTGGAGTGCCGGCAATTAGAGCAGGTGATGGAGCAGTTTATCCGGCAGCGGACCATGGTGAGCAATTCGTTGCAAGGCTTGCAACACCAGCCCGTGGTCAGTGCCATCGCCCGCAAACGGCTGCAACAGACGCTCAAGCTCCTCGACCAGCAAATCCAGGCGCTGGAAGCTGAACTACTGGCCTTGTTGGAGCAGCACTATGCCCGTAAAATGCCGCTGCTTTGCTCCATCCCGGGTATTGGCCGCAAGACGGCCGCCCAATTGCTGCTCTTCGCCAAGGGCTTCGCGCAAGTGGAGAACTACCGGCAGCTCATTGCCAAGGCCGGGCTGTGCCCGCGTGAGTACAGCTCGGGCAGCAGTGTACGGGGCAAGACGCGCATCACGCGCATGGGCGGAGGCTTAATCCGCAGCAAGCTCTTCATGAGCAGCTTCGCCGCCAAACAGTCGAACGCGGCCTGCAAAGCACTCTATGACCGCCTGGTGGCTAAAGGCAAGAATGGGAAAGTCGCCCTGGTGGCTGTCTGCAACAAACTGCTTAAGCAGGCTTGTGCTACCATCCAGTCGGGGATTCCCTATCAAGCAGATTTTAGCTCAAATCTTGCCCCCAGCCCTTGA
- a CDS encoding IS3 family transposase — MLTSWTKSAYRPQLGLATWPAATAPNQIWVGDITYLALATGQWAYLACWRDAFSRRVVGWHVSESLHTDLILTAFNRAVAVCQPPPGLLVHADRGSQYTSDAFTQLLDRTQAIASLSRPGNPYDNALAESGWSTLKTELLPRGACFADLEEARLELAEYLDHYDNTQRLHSALGYCTPLEIELH; from the coding sequence TTGCTCACGTCCTGGACCAAGTCGGCTTATAGGCCGCAACTTGGGTTAGCTACCTGGCCCGCCGCCACGGCCCCGAATCAAATCTGGGTCGGCGACATCACCTACCTGGCCCTGGCCACGGGGCAGTGGGCGTACCTGGCGTGCTGGCGCGATGCCTTTTCCCGGCGCGTGGTGGGCTGGCACGTGAGCGAGTCATTGCACACGGACCTGATTTTGACTGCTTTTAACCGGGCCGTGGCCGTTTGTCAGCCCCCGCCTGGCCTGCTCGTGCACGCCGACCGCGGTAGCCAGTACACCAGCGACGCCTTTACTCAGCTGCTGGACCGCACCCAGGCCATTGCTAGCCTGAGCCGGCCCGGTAATCCGTATGACAACGCCTTGGCTGAGAGCGGCTGGAGTACGCTCAAAACCGAGCTACTGCCCCGCGGGGCTTGCTTTGCTGACCTGGAAGAAGCGCGCCTGGAACTGGCCGAATACCTCGACCACTACGACAACACCCAGCGCCTGCACTCGGCCCTGGGCTACTGCACCCCGCTCGAAATCGAACTCCACTAG
- a CDS encoding IS3 family transposase translates to MKRFTFIALHVHCWPVRQQCQLLGVSPSGYHARCKRAPASAAEQALPAWQVAAQRVFTTHAGRYGQRRLRAQLRREGHEVGRQRLRGWLSASGLRALSTRTSTRPPRTTQADPQAVAAANKLANPSCGVVES, encoded by the coding sequence ATGAAACGCTTCACCTTCATTGCCTTACATGTCCATTGCTGGCCCGTACGGCAGCAGTGCCAGCTGCTAGGCGTTAGTCCCAGCGGGTACCACGCGCGGTGCAAGCGGGCACCCGCGTCGGCGGCCGAGCAAGCGCTTCCTGCTTGGCAAGTGGCGGCCCAGCGCGTGTTTACCACCCACGCCGGCCGCTACGGTCAGCGCCGACTACGGGCCCAGCTGCGCCGCGAAGGCCATGAAGTAGGCCGGCAGCGGCTGCGCGGTTGGCTCAGCGCCAGCGGCTTACGCGCGCTCAGTACTCGCACCAGCACGCGGCCCCCACGCACTACCCAGGCCGACCCGCAAGCCGTAGCTGCTGCTAACAAGCTAGCAAACCCAAGTTGCGGAGTAGTGGAGTCATAA
- a CDS encoding transposase, with protein MEAEKSAGKRPRTKYDAAFRSEAVRRVNQDGQMAARVAQALGMSEAVLDKWVRAARAQAARPVGSEALEQENKQLRAQLARAEMERDILKKALTIFSQPTGR; from the coding sequence ATGGAAGCAGAAAAATCAGCCGGTAAACGGCCACGAACCAAGTATGATGCAGCGTTTCGGAGCGAGGCGGTCCGCCGCGTGAACCAAGATGGGCAGATGGCGGCGCGGGTCGCCCAGGCGTTGGGCATGAGCGAGGCCGTGTTGGACAAGTGGGTGCGGGCGGCCCGCGCGCAAGCCGCTCGTCCAGTGGGTAGCGAAGCGCTGGAGCAAGAAAACAAGCAGTTGCGGGCCCAACTGGCGCGCGCCGAAATGGAGCGCGACATTTTAAAAAAAGCGCTGACCATCTTTTCGCAACCGACGGGCCGATGA